In a genomic window of Duncaniella freteri:
- a CDS encoding ThiF family adenylyltransferase yields the protein MRECRDKYEYIFLQIGFCRPINIIGKTNKVDYICFKASVDAIVERKFDDKIQLVQIIDLPTPQFARGLSNTSEDVGSKDIAIIGCGAIGSKLAYHLFRTGFEKLTLIDSDQMLHITT from the coding sequence GTGAGAGAGTGTCGGGACAAGTACGAATATATATTTTTGCAAATTGGATTCTGTAGACCGATAAACATTATAGGAAAGACTAATAAGGTAGATTACATTTGCTTTAAGGCTTCCGTTGATGCTATTGTCGAAAGAAAATTTGATGATAAGATTCAGTTGGTCCAAATAATAGATTTGCCAACTCCACAATTTGCACGAGGCCTGAGCAATACATCAGAAGATGTCGGCTCCAAAGATATTGCTATCATTGGTTGTGGAGCTATAGGAAGTAAATTAGCATACCATCTTTTTAGAACTGGATTTGAGAAATTGACGCTTATAGATTCTGACCAGATGCTCCACATAACTACTTAA